A stretch of the Kroppenstedtia eburnea genome encodes the following:
- a CDS encoding KOW domain-containing RNA-binding protein, which translates to MDAMDAETRPQKGQVVQVLRGREAGRYAVVIGVVEPHFVLLADGDKRKVGQAKKKNIKHIQLTHYIAREVAESLERDGRADDAKIRYALNQYLLRQERRKGE; encoded by the coding sequence ATGGATGCGATGGATGCCGAAACCCGACCTCAAAAAGGACAGGTGGTCCAGGTGCTGAGGGGTCGTGAGGCGGGGAGATATGCAGTGGTGATCGGCGTGGTTGAACCTCACTTCGTCCTGTTGGCGGACGGGGACAAACGGAAGGTCGGCCAGGCGAAAAAGAAGAATATCAAGCATATCCAACTCACCCACTACATCGCCCGGGAAGTAGCGGAGTCCTTGGAAAGGGACGGTCGGGCCGACGACGCCAAAATACGCTACGCCTTGAACCAATACCTGCTCCGGCAGGAGCGGAGAAAAGGAGAGTGA
- the infA gene encoding translation initiation factor IF-1 produces the protein MAKEDVIEVEGTVIEPLPNAMFRVELENGHKVLAHVSGKIRMHFIRILPGDRVTVQLSPYDLSRGRITYRYK, from the coding sequence ATGGCCAAAGAAGATGTGATCGAAGTGGAAGGGACGGTCATCGAACCTTTGCCCAATGCGATGTTCCGAGTGGAACTGGAGAACGGTCATAAAGTCCTCGCCCATGTTTCCGGGAAAATCCGCATGCACTTTATCCGGATTCTCCCGGGGGACCGAGTGACGGTCCAGCTCTCCCCGTATGACTTAAGCCGCGGCCGGATCACATACCGCTATAAGTGA
- the rpmJ gene encoding 50S ribosomal protein L36 yields the protein MKVRPSVKPICEKCKVIRRKGTVMVICENPKHKQRQG from the coding sequence ATGAAAGTACGTCCTTCGGTCAAACCGATCTGCGAAAAATGCAAAGTGATTCGCCGAAAAGGAACCGTCATGGTAATCTGTGAAAACCCCAAACACAAACAAAGACAAGGATAA
- the rpsM gene encoding 30S ribosomal protein S13 translates to MARISGIDLPRDKRVEVALTYIFGIGRSRAKEILEETQINPDTRVRDLTEEEVSKLRSTIDKNLMVEGDLRREVALNIKRLVEIGSYRGIRHRRGLPVRGQKSKTNARTRKGPRRTVANKKK, encoded by the coding sequence TTGGCTCGTATTTCGGGTATTGACCTCCCCCGCGACAAGCGAGTGGAAGTGGCGTTGACCTATATCTTCGGGATCGGCCGTTCCCGTGCCAAAGAGATCCTGGAGGAAACCCAGATCAACCCTGACACCCGGGTCCGCGATCTGACGGAAGAGGAAGTTTCCAAGCTTCGCAGCACCATCGACAAAAACCTGATGGTTGAAGGGGACTTGCGCCGTGAAGTCGCCCTCAACATCAAGCGGTTGGTTGAGATCGGTTCCTACCGTGGAATCCGTCACCGCCGCGGTCTGCCGGTCCGGGGTCAGAAGAGCAAAACCAACGCGCGGACCCGTAAAGGTCCCCGCCGGACCGTCGCCAACAAGAAAAAATAA
- the rpsK gene encoding 30S ribosomal protein S11: MAAKKRTTNQRVKRRARKNVESGAVHIRSTFNNTIVTITDKRGNTISWASSGTLGFKGSRKSTPFAAQMAAEAAAKQAMEHGMKNVEVTVKGPGAGREAAIRSLQAAGLEVSLIKDVTPIPHNGCRPPKRRRV, translated from the coding sequence ATGGCTGCCAAGAAACGGACAACCAACCAGCGCGTGAAACGTCGTGCGCGCAAAAATGTTGAATCGGGTGCGGTGCATATCCGTTCCACCTTCAACAACACGATTGTGACCATCACAGACAAGCGGGGGAACACCATCTCCTGGGCCAGCTCCGGCACCCTCGGTTTCAAGGGGTCCCGCAAGAGCACGCCCTTTGCTGCACAGATGGCTGCGGAAGCCGCCGCCAAACAGGCGATGGAACACGGGATGAAGAACGTCGAAGTGACGGTGAAAGGGCCGGGTGCCGGCCGTGAAGCGGCGATCCGTTCCCTGCAGGCTGCCGGGTTGGAAGTCAGTCTGATCAAAGACGTCACCCCGATTCCCCACAACGGTTGCCGCCCGCCGAAGCGTCGCCGTGTCTGA
- a CDS encoding DNA-directed RNA polymerase subunit alpha, producing the protein MIEIEKPKIETVELGDDGRYGKFVVEPLERGYGTTLGNSLRRILLSSLPGAAVTSIQIDGVLHEFSTIPGVVEDVTEIILNLKHLSLKIHSDEEKVLEIDVEGGGEVKAGDIRADSDVEILNPDLHIATLASDGRLHIRMTADRGRGYVPADRNKREEQTIGVIPIDSLYTPIKRVNYRVENTRVGQVTNYDKLMLEVWTDGSLHPDESVSLGAKIMTEHLMLFVGLTEEAKDAEIMVEKEEDKKEKVMEMTIEELDLSVRSYNCLKRAGINTVQELTQKTEEDMMKVRNLGRKSLEEVQEKLAELGLSLRSDE; encoded by the coding sequence ATGATTGAAATCGAGAAGCCGAAGATTGAGACCGTGGAACTCGGCGATGACGGCCGCTACGGAAAATTTGTCGTGGAACCCTTGGAACGCGGATACGGCACCACCCTTGGCAACTCGCTCCGACGCATCTTGTTGTCTTCTTTGCCCGGTGCAGCAGTCACCTCGATCCAGATTGACGGGGTCCTGCACGAGTTTTCCACAATTCCCGGGGTGGTGGAGGATGTTACGGAGATCATCCTCAATCTGAAACATCTGTCTCTCAAGATTCATTCCGATGAAGAGAAAGTGTTGGAGATTGATGTGGAGGGCGGCGGAGAAGTGAAAGCCGGGGATATCCGGGCCGACTCCGATGTGGAGATTCTTAACCCGGATCTTCATATCGCCACTCTGGCCAGTGACGGGCGCCTTCACATCCGCATGACTGCCGACCGTGGCCGGGGTTATGTGCCGGCTGATCGAAATAAACGGGAGGAGCAGACCATCGGGGTGATCCCGATCGATTCTCTCTATACTCCCATCAAACGTGTCAATTACCGGGTGGAGAACACCCGGGTTGGCCAAGTGACCAACTACGACAAACTGATGCTGGAGGTCTGGACGGACGGGAGCCTTCATCCCGACGAATCCGTCAGCCTCGGTGCCAAAATCATGACGGAACATCTGATGCTCTTCGTCGGTCTGACCGAAGAAGCCAAAGACGCCGAAATCATGGTGGAAAAAGAAGAGGACAAAAAAGAGAAGGTCATGGAAATGACCATCGAAGAGCTGGATCTCTCCGTCCGATCCTACAACTGTCTCAAGCGGGCCGGCATCAACACCGTCCAAGAGTTGACACAGAAGACGGAAGAAGACATGATGAAGGTTCGCAATCTGGGGCGTAAATCGCTGGAAGAAGTGCAGGAGAAACTCGCGGAACTGGGACTCTCCCTGCGCAGCGATGAGTGA
- the rplQ gene encoding 50S ribosomal protein L17 translates to MAYSKLGRNSSARKALLRDLVTDLIIHERIETTESKAKEVRSIADKMITLAKRGDLHARRQAASFVRTNRSRTEREGEQVNHENVDAVKKLFDEVGPRYEERNGGYTRIIKIGPRRGDGAEMVYLELVQ, encoded by the coding sequence ATGGCATACTCCAAGCTGGGTCGCAACTCAAGCGCACGGAAAGCTTTGCTCCGTGACCTCGTAACCGACCTGATCATCCATGAGCGGATCGAGACGACCGAATCCAAAGCGAAGGAAGTCCGTTCCATTGCCGACAAAATGATTACCCTGGCAAAACGGGGCGACCTCCATGCCCGCCGTCAGGCGGCTTCCTTTGTCCGCACCAATCGTTCCCGGACAGAACGGGAGGGGGAGCAGGTCAATCACGAAAACGTGGATGCAGTGAAAAAGTTGTTTGATGAGGTGGGTCCCCGTTATGAAGAGCGCAACGGCGGATACACCCGCATCATCAAGATCGGGCCGCGCCGCGGTGACGGGGCGGAAATGGTTTATCTCGAATTGGTGCAGTAA
- a CDS encoding energy-coupling factor transporter ATPase gives MEPILQLDGVGFHYGSPGDGIDPEWILSGLNLRVDPGEYLAVMGPNGSGKSTLAKLMNGLLTPVVGEVRVGGLDPGSDRDLPQIRRKVGMVFQNPDNQIVGTTVKDDVAFGMENLGVPREQMLIRIRQVLARTGLTGLEEASPHHLSGGQKQRLAIAGVIAMQPEVIIFDEATSMLDPSGRREVLEVMGELHRGGTTIIHITHSPREASRAERVLVLAGGEPQWDGPPAELFRERERLADWSLEMPIAAELKERLRRHGMPLREEITGMEELVEELWTLLSKT, from the coding sequence ATGGAGCCAATCCTGCAGTTGGATGGGGTGGGTTTTCACTATGGTTCCCCCGGGGACGGAATCGATCCGGAATGGATCCTGAGCGGATTGAATCTCCGGGTGGATCCCGGGGAATATCTGGCTGTGATGGGGCCCAACGGCTCCGGGAAATCAACCCTTGCCAAACTGATGAACGGGTTGTTGACCCCCGTAGTGGGGGAAGTGCGTGTAGGAGGACTGGATCCCGGAAGTGATCGGGACCTGCCGCAAATCCGTCGCAAAGTGGGGATGGTTTTTCAAAATCCGGATAATCAGATTGTCGGAACCACAGTGAAGGATGATGTGGCCTTTGGAATGGAGAATCTGGGGGTCCCGCGGGAACAGATGTTGATCCGGATCCGTCAGGTGCTGGCACGCACCGGTTTGACCGGGCTGGAGGAGGCCTCCCCCCATCATCTCTCCGGAGGGCAGAAGCAACGGCTGGCCATCGCCGGCGTGATCGCCATGCAGCCGGAGGTGATCATCTTCGATGAAGCCACCTCCATGCTGGATCCCTCAGGTCGGCGGGAAGTGCTGGAAGTGATGGGGGAGCTTCATCGCGGGGGAACCACCATCATCCATATCACCCACTCCCCCCGAGAGGCCAGTCGTGCAGAACGGGTGTTGGTGCTTGCGGGGGGCGAACCGCAATGGGACGGGCCTCCCGCCGAGCTGTTCCGTGAACGGGAGCGGTTGGCTGACTGGTCCCTTGAAATGCCGATTGCAGCGGAACTGAAGGAACGGCTTCGGCGTCACGGCATGCCCCTCAGGGAAGAGATCACCGGGATGGAAGAGCTGGTGGAAGAGCTATGGACATTGTTATCCAAGACTTGA